The Candidatus Neomarinimicrobiota bacterium genome includes a region encoding these proteins:
- a CDS encoding MFS transporter, which produces MIPKKYVPVKEKIGYSLGDVASVLYWQTISLYLLYFYTDVFGITAAAAGTMILVARIWDGINDPLMGMLADRTKTKWGRFRPYLIWMSIPLAVIGVFTFSVPDYDYGGKLIYAYITYILLMTLYTAINIPYSSLLGVISPDRAERTSVSQFKYIGAYVGGLIISAALLPMTIYLGSGDEAQGWQTSMIIIGVMAIGLFFLTFASTNERVQPIQREPTSIKRDLKDLLANREWFVLLLATLFLYLVTSTGMVISTYYFKYYVGDQLINFPGIEG; this is translated from the coding sequence ATCATACCAAAAAAATATGTTCCGGTTAAAGAAAAAATTGGTTATAGTTTAGGTGATGTGGCGTCAGTTCTTTACTGGCAAACCATTTCATTGTATCTCTTATATTTTTATACGGATGTTTTTGGCATTACCGCCGCCGCTGCGGGAACTATGATTCTTGTGGCACGAATTTGGGATGGTATTAATGATCCACTAATGGGAATGTTGGCTGATCGAACAAAAACAAAATGGGGGCGATTTCGTCCCTATTTGATATGGATGTCCATTCCGTTGGCAGTCATAGGTGTGTTTACATTTTCCGTTCCGGATTATGATTATGGGGGCAAACTCATTTACGCCTACATTACCTACATCCTGCTCATGACCTTATATACCGCCATCAATATACCATATTCATCTCTATTGGGTGTCATTTCACCCGATCGGGCAGAAAGAACCAGTGTATCCCAATTCAAGTACATTGGCGCCTATGTTGGTGGGCTGATTATTTCCGCTGCATTACTTCCCATGACCATCTATCTTGGTTCAGGCGATGAAGCTCAGGGTTGGCAAACAAGTATGATAATTATAGGGGTAATGGCCATAGGATTATTTTTCCTCACTTTTGCTTCTACCAATGAACGGGTTCAGCCTATTCAAAGAGAACCTACCTCAATCAAAAGAGATTTGAAGGATTTATTAGCGAATCGAGAATGGTTTGTCCTTTTACTGGCAACATTGTTTCTATATTTGGTTACTTCCACGGGGATGGTGATTTCTACTTATTATTTTAAATATTACGTGGGGGATCAACTAATCAACTTCCCGGGGATCGAAGG